A portion of the Edaphobacter lichenicola genome contains these proteins:
- a CDS encoding MoaD/ThiS family protein, whose protein sequence is MNIHIPTPLRAYTGGLETVSIAGATVDAVFQQLTVVYPELKQHLFTPEGKLRSFVNVYLNDDDIRYLQDKEETAVKDTDELTIIPSIAGGTNCCL, encoded by the coding sequence ATGAACATTCACATTCCCACGCCGCTGCGCGCATACACGGGCGGCCTCGAGACCGTCAGTATCGCCGGTGCAACGGTCGATGCGGTCTTCCAACAGCTCACCGTCGTCTACCCTGAGCTGAAGCAGCACTTGTTTACGCCGGAAGGCAAGCTGCGTTCGTTCGTCAACGTCTACTTGAACGATGATGACATTCGCTACCTCCAGGACAAAGAAGAGACTGCCGTCAAAGATACAGACGAACTGACGATCATCCCATCGATCGCCGGCGGAACGAACTGTTGCCTGTAA
- the rsmI gene encoding 16S rRNA (cytidine(1402)-2'-O)-methyltransferase has translation MFADQDKDDRPLAPGLYLVATPIGNLEDITLRALRVLRRADRIACEDTRQTQKLLNHFEIRTPTVSYHMHNEGTRTEELVAELKQGARIAVVSDAGTPGIADPGGQVVTATLAAGIDVFPVPGANAAVSGLIASGLPAETFTFHGFLPAKAGQRKTALEELPRGEITHIFYEAPHRILDTLADLEAVFGKAQHVVIARELTKLHEEFLRGSVAALHAELTARTSIRGEIVLLFTLDQTENSSEKKKTSLAGEVSALMKSEGISEMDALKRVARERGIGKSEAYRELQREQNRLR, from the coding sequence ATGTTCGCGGATCAAGATAAGGATGACCGGCCTCTAGCGCCTGGACTCTACCTGGTAGCCACTCCTATCGGCAACCTCGAAGACATCACGCTGCGAGCGTTGCGTGTTCTGCGTCGCGCAGATCGAATTGCCTGTGAAGACACACGACAGACTCAGAAGCTTCTCAATCACTTTGAGATCCGTACCCCTACTGTGAGCTACCACATGCACAACGAGGGCACGCGAACGGAAGAGCTGGTCGCGGAGTTGAAGCAAGGGGCACGCATCGCCGTCGTCAGCGATGCCGGTACTCCGGGCATTGCCGACCCCGGCGGGCAGGTTGTTACTGCCACGCTGGCTGCGGGCATTGATGTCTTTCCGGTTCCTGGCGCAAATGCGGCAGTCAGCGGACTCATCGCAAGTGGCTTGCCAGCCGAGACCTTTACCTTCCATGGATTTCTTCCTGCAAAGGCAGGCCAGAGAAAAACCGCGCTCGAGGAGCTACCGCGAGGCGAGATAACGCATATATTCTACGAGGCTCCCCACCGCATTCTGGACACACTCGCAGACCTCGAAGCTGTCTTCGGGAAGGCTCAGCATGTCGTCATCGCTCGCGAACTGACCAAGCTTCACGAAGAGTTTCTGCGGGGCAGTGTGGCTGCTCTTCACGCTGAATTGACTGCACGCACAAGCATCCGCGGAGAGATCGTTCTGCTGTTCACGCTCGACCAAACCGAGAACAGCTCTGAAAAGAAAAAAACAAGTCTTGCCGGCGAAGTCTCCGCGCTGATGAAGTCAGAAGGAATCAGCGAGATGGATGCTCTGAAGCGTGTCGCCCGCGAGCGCGGCATCGGCAAGAGCGAGGCCTACCGAGAGCTTCAGCGCGAGCAAAACCGGCTACGCTAG
- the rsmD gene encoding 16S rRNA (guanine(966)-N(2))-methyltransferase RsmD, with translation MRVIAGTYRSRPLVAPRGLQTRPTSDRLRETLFNILAPRLPGCRFVDLYAGTGAVGIEAISRGAEHVWFAENAEPALASMRQNLTTLKINRGFTLEDRGVGAMLQRLGKLPKPIDIVYLDPPYEAEDEYSGTLNFFGSVRGRTILSEDAVVVAEHGSKSKLALRYGALEHTRLLKQGDAALSFFAFAASEQSPRPGADQ, from the coding sequence ATGCGTGTTATCGCCGGAACTTACCGCTCTCGTCCGCTGGTTGCTCCCCGTGGCCTTCAAACTCGGCCCACCAGCGACCGCCTGCGCGAGACGCTCTTCAATATTCTTGCGCCTCGCCTTCCAGGGTGCCGCTTCGTCGATCTCTACGCCGGTACGGGCGCGGTCGGAATTGAGGCCATCAGCCGTGGCGCTGAGCATGTCTGGTTTGCTGAGAATGCTGAACCGGCACTGGCCTCGATGAGACAGAACCTGACGACGTTGAAGATAAACCGAGGGTTCACTCTCGAAGACCGGGGCGTCGGCGCGATGCTGCAGCGGCTTGGCAAACTGCCGAAGCCAATTGATATCGTGTACCTTGATCCGCCCTATGAGGCAGAGGACGAATACTCCGGCACGCTAAATTTCTTTGGCAGCGTGCGTGGCCGCACAATTCTGAGTGAAGATGCGGTGGTTGTTGCGGAGCATGGCAGCAAGTCGAAGCTGGCTTTGCGTTACGGTGCGTTAGAGCACACTCGCTTGTTGAAGCAGGGCGATGCAGCCCTTAGCTTTTTTGCGTTTGCGGCTTCTGAACAAAGCCCCCGCCCTGGTGCTGACCAGTAA
- a CDS encoding CBS domain-containing protein yields MRGWSFPIGRFLGVDVRIHTFFLLLLGLSISYASVSGATGGRGFGLWLLLLLAVAVREVARAIGAVWYGLELRSILLLPTGGLMSYATTEASERAATPEMQKRMAVIGPIVNIGFGLVLAAMVLTVAPEVSLFERPWMAPSHLLRAAVWVNILLGVVNLLPASPLDGGRVFRGEFAKTKGGIKGSRAAAGLGQFIAIALIVAGLLVPNMWLVMIGAFLMIGAHMEDQGLLLQTDVDAVRMRDVMLTQFSMLSASDTLEDALQRSVHTLQDVFPVVRGANLVGAVSRQSIVEALQSDGNGYVQGVMTRSFQTAQPDDSLVKTLRRIMAGQGAQMVPVLEGDRIVGIITPQNLALSMGLLNQRRKLRQQE; encoded by the coding sequence ATGCGTGGGTGGTCTTTTCCGATCGGCAGATTTCTCGGCGTGGATGTGCGCATCCACACCTTCTTCCTCCTTCTTCTCGGGTTGTCGATCAGCTACGCCTCTGTTTCAGGAGCGACAGGGGGCCGAGGGTTCGGTCTGTGGCTGCTGCTTCTGCTCGCCGTTGCAGTGCGAGAGGTTGCCCGTGCCATTGGTGCGGTCTGGTATGGACTGGAGCTGCGCAGCATCCTTCTGCTTCCCACCGGCGGCTTGATGAGCTATGCAACCACGGAAGCGAGCGAGAGAGCCGCGACACCCGAGATGCAGAAGCGCATGGCAGTCATTGGGCCGATTGTAAACATTGGATTTGGATTGGTGCTGGCCGCAATGGTCTTGACGGTTGCACCCGAGGTTAGCCTCTTCGAGCGGCCCTGGATGGCTCCCTCTCACCTGCTGAGGGCAGCGGTTTGGGTGAATATCCTGCTTGGCGTCGTGAATCTGCTGCCCGCCTCGCCGCTCGACGGAGGACGAGTCTTTCGTGGAGAGTTTGCAAAGACGAAGGGTGGAATCAAAGGCTCGCGAGCCGCTGCAGGACTGGGTCAGTTCATTGCGATTGCGTTGATCGTCGCGGGACTTCTCGTGCCGAATATGTGGCTCGTTATGATCGGCGCTTTTCTGATGATCGGCGCACACATGGAGGACCAGGGGCTTCTGCTGCAAACCGACGTTGACGCAGTACGGATGCGCGATGTGATGTTGACGCAGTTCAGCATGCTCTCAGCCTCTGACACGCTTGAGGATGCGCTGCAGCGCTCTGTCCATACCCTGCAGGATGTCTTTCCTGTCGTGCGCGGGGCGAATCTCGTAGGCGCAGTCTCACGGCAGAGCATCGTAGAAGCGCTGCAAAGCGACGGAAACGGCTACGTGCAAGGTGTCATGACGCGTTCCTTCCAAACGGCGCAGCCCGACGACTCCCTTGTGAAGACTTTGCGACGTATCATGGCCGGCCAGGGCGCGCAGATGGTACCCGTGCTTGAAGGGGATCGCATCGTCGGCATCATCACGCCGCAGAATCTCGCACTGTCGATGGGTCTACTCAACCAGCGCCGCAAGCTGCGGCAACAGGAATAA
- a CDS encoding PLP-dependent cysteine synthase family protein → MITTVKPLGTSILERIGHTPLVRLERLTAHLPGIQILGKAEWANPGGSVKDRAASAIVTDAQRRGLLGDGRGLLDATSGNTGIAYAMLGAALGFRVTLCMPSNVSPERKRYLAAYGAEVVWTDPANGSDGAIRKARELAAAEPDRYFYADQYSNDENWKAHYRTTANEIWEQTEGHVTHFVAGLGTSGTFMGTTRRLKELNPAIRCISMQPDSPFNGLEGLKHMATAIVPRIYDPTLADANIEMPTETAYQMVKDLGRKHGLLVGISAAAAVATSLQIAEQEAAAGREAVVVTVLCDSAEKYMSERFWQEG, encoded by the coding sequence ATGATCACGACTGTCAAACCGCTTGGAACGAGCATCCTCGAACGCATCGGCCACACACCGCTGGTACGGCTCGAGCGATTGACTGCCCACCTGCCGGGCATCCAGATACTGGGCAAGGCCGAATGGGCGAACCCCGGTGGCTCGGTCAAAGACCGTGCCGCGTCCGCCATTGTGACGGACGCACAACGCAGGGGTCTGCTGGGGGATGGCCGCGGCCTTCTGGACGCGACCAGCGGGAATACAGGCATCGCCTACGCCATGCTGGGAGCCGCACTGGGATTTCGCGTGACGTTGTGCATGCCATCGAACGTCTCACCCGAACGGAAGCGCTACCTTGCGGCCTACGGGGCTGAGGTGGTCTGGACCGATCCTGCCAACGGCTCCGATGGGGCGATCCGTAAAGCGCGTGAGCTCGCCGCCGCCGAACCCGATAGATATTTCTACGCCGACCAGTACTCGAACGATGAAAACTGGAAGGCTCACTACCGTACGACCGCCAACGAGATCTGGGAACAGACCGAAGGCCACGTGACGCACTTCGTCGCCGGTCTCGGCACCAGTGGCACGTTCATGGGAACGACGCGCCGCTTGAAAGAGTTGAATCCCGCGATTCGTTGCATCTCGATGCAGCCAGACTCGCCATTCAACGGGCTTGAGGGTTTGAAGCATATGGCGACCGCGATCGTGCCGCGCATCTACGACCCGACGCTCGCCGACGCGAACATCGAAATGCCGACCGAGACCGCTTACCAAATGGTGAAGGATCTCGGCCGCAAGCATGGTCTCCTGGTTGGGATCTCAGCCGCTGCCGCAGTTGCAACGTCACTTCAGATCGCCGAGCAAGAGGCCGCGGCTGGACGCGAAGCAGTTGTCGTAACCGTCCTCTGCGACTCCGCGGAGAAATACATGAGCGAACGCTTCTGGCAGGAGGGTTGA
- a CDS encoding cystathionine gamma-lyase yields the protein MRDATKIIRSTLTRTAAGEPLHSGPVFAAPYHTPGDSSDTPYTYARAHNPTWTSLEKAIGQMESGQLASGESYIASALVFASGMAACTAVFGAILRPGDVVVLPSNAYYTARILLQEYFAKMGVVLRMAPTAGNAQAELLEGIRLLWIESPSNPGMEICDITMLCDKAHRAGALVAVDNTTPTPLGQLPLSLGADFSVASDSKAMTGHSDLLLGHVAVRDPELLSKIDHWRTLTGAALGPMEAWLALRSIATLPLRLERSCENAQRIAEFLTTRSEVESVLYPGLPTHPGHDIAAKQMRYFGPVLSFVLRDKAAAEVFLTTSSLLTDATSFGGVTTTAERRAKWGGDAVADGFIRMSAGCEAIEDLIEDIAQALDAIR from the coding sequence ATGCGCGACGCTACCAAGATCATCCGTTCCACTCTGACGCGAACCGCCGCGGGTGAGCCGCTGCACTCCGGACCTGTCTTCGCAGCGCCGTACCACACGCCGGGAGACTCTTCCGACACGCCCTACACCTACGCGCGCGCTCACAACCCAACGTGGACGTCGCTTGAAAAAGCCATCGGGCAGATGGAGTCGGGGCAATTAGCATCGGGAGAGTCTTACATCGCGAGTGCACTGGTCTTTGCCTCTGGCATGGCGGCGTGCACTGCGGTCTTCGGCGCCATTCTGCGACCGGGTGATGTCGTCGTGTTGCCCTCGAACGCTTACTACACAGCGCGCATCCTGCTGCAGGAGTACTTCGCAAAGATGGGTGTTGTGCTGCGCATGGCTCCCACGGCAGGAAACGCGCAGGCAGAGTTATTGGAAGGTATTCGGCTCTTGTGGATCGAGTCACCGAGCAACCCAGGCATGGAGATCTGCGACATCACCATGTTATGCGATAAGGCGCATCGTGCAGGCGCTCTTGTCGCCGTCGACAACACCACGCCGACACCATTGGGACAGTTGCCGCTGTCGCTTGGCGCGGACTTCTCCGTTGCATCCGATTCAAAGGCGATGACCGGACACAGTGATCTGCTGCTTGGCCACGTTGCGGTGCGCGATCCGGAGCTGCTGTCCAAGATCGATCACTGGCGCACGCTGACTGGAGCTGCATTGGGGCCGATGGAGGCGTGGTTGGCGCTGCGCTCGATTGCGACGTTGCCTTTGCGGCTCGAGCGTTCCTGCGAGAATGCACAGCGCATCGCCGAGTTCCTCACGACACGAAGCGAAGTCGAAAGCGTGCTATATCCGGGCCTTCCGACACATCCGGGGCACGACATCGCCGCAAAACAGATGCGCTATTTCGGCCCCGTGTTGAGCTTTGTTCTGCGAGACAAGGCGGCGGCCGAGGTCTTCCTCACCACGTCGTCGCTGCTGACCGATGCAACCAGCTTCGGCGGTGTGACCACAACAGCAGAACGTCGCGCAAAATGGGGTGGAGACGCGGTTGCCGACGGATTCATCCGCATGAGTGCAGGTTGCGAGGCGATCGAGGACTTGATCGAAGACATAGCACAAGCACTGGATGCGATTCGATAA
- a CDS encoding M67 family metallopeptidase yields the protein MIRIQYSDYETLRAHGEETYPNECCGVLLGKNIAGEGNRVQQIIRAGNTRTDSAHNRYHIAPQELVKIQRQARGLGLDIVGFYHSHPDHPAQWSKTDFAEAHWLGCSYIITSVEKGKAVVTNSFLLSGTGEEDKNFEDEAIQIDIATHAAGTGAHNQKGQA from the coding sequence ATGATTCGCATTCAATACTCCGACTACGAGACCTTGCGCGCACACGGCGAAGAGACCTATCCAAACGAGTGCTGCGGCGTCCTGCTCGGCAAAAATATTGCTGGAGAAGGAAACCGCGTGCAGCAGATCATCCGCGCCGGCAACACTCGCACGGACTCAGCACACAACCGCTACCACATTGCGCCGCAGGAGCTGGTGAAGATTCAACGCCAGGCACGTGGGCTGGGACTGGACATCGTCGGCTTCTACCACTCACACCCAGACCATCCAGCCCAGTGGTCAAAGACCGACTTCGCAGAAGCTCATTGGCTCGGCTGCTCTTACATCATCACCAGCGTTGAAAAGGGAAAAGCCGTCGTGACGAACTCGTTCTTACTCAGCGGCACTGGCGAAGAAGACAAGAACTTCGAGGACGAAGCCATCCAGATTGACATCGCCACACACGCTGCCGGTACCGGGGCGCACAACCAGAAAGGTCAGGCATGA